A stretch of the Ptiloglossa arizonensis isolate GNS036 chromosome 1, iyPtiAriz1_principal, whole genome shotgun sequence genome encodes the following:
- the Ssu72 gene encoding ssu72 CTD phosphatase — protein MPAPNSISVAVICSSNMNRSMEAHAFLSKKGFNVKSFGTGDKVKLPGNAPDRPNIYDFGTSYEEIYNDLLSKDKQYYTQNGLLHMLDRNRRIKPKPERFQLSKDKFDILITCEERVYDQVIECMESRTQEDNQPVHLINIDIQDNHEEATVGSFLICEFVTMLANSEDLDNDIDELLHEFESKFARTILHTVLFY, from the exons ATGCCAGCACCAAACTCTATCAGCGTAGCTGTAATATGTTCTAGCAATATGAATCGAAGTATGGAGGCCCATGCCTTCTTGAG CAAAAAGGGATTCAATGTGAAAAGTTTCGGAACTGGTGATAAAGTTAAACTTCCTGGAAATGCTCCTGATCGTCCAAATATTTATGATTTTGGAACATCGTACGAAGAAATCTATAATGATCTTTTATCGAAAGATAAGCAATA TTATACGCAAAATGGTTTATTACACATGTTGGACAGAAATCGTAGAATAAAACCGAAGCCTGAACGATTTCAATTGTCTAAGGACAAATTTGACATATTAATTACTTGCGAAGAGCGAGTATATGATCAAGTTATTGAATGTATGGAATCCAGAACTCAGGAAGATAATCAACCAGTACATCTaattaatattgatattcaaGATAATCACGAGGAAGCTACAGTGGGATCATTTCTCATTTGCGAATTTGTCACTATG CTGGCAAATAGCGAGGACTTAGATAATGATATAGACGAACTGCTTCATGAATTTGAATCGAAGTTTGCAAGAACAATTTTACACACAGTGCTCTTTTATTGA
- the Ns3 gene encoding nucleostemin 3 gives MGKKGKAGSGNLGKALIRDRFGSSKIKRCADMPMIHSVELNDGYDWGRLNLQSVTEESSFQEFLSTAELAGTEFQAEKLNIKFVNPNSGIGLLSRDEKQKVLESQRKNKALLKIPRRPKWDSSTTAQELQLKEREEFLEWRRSLSMLQETEELMLTPYEKNLEFWRQLWRVVERSDVIVQIVDARNPLLFRCEDLEKYLKEVDPKKISMILINKADFLTEDQRQMWTKYFTDINVRVAFFSATLASQKQKVEESIQEENSENEQESEIEETEDEEDVNNESSYNSEFASESNYESADNGSNNTNVECISNNSEVENEEHVKPKDGQCDLQLLKASTEKINEKTTKEDDIKVENSSELLSRDQLVSFFKIIYKGETYTKGVTTIGLVGYPNVGKSSTINALLMDKKVSVSATPGKTKHFQTLFLDKDLLLCDCPGLVMPSFICTKADMILNGILPIDQMRDHVPPITLLGTLIPRHVIEDLYGIMLPLPLDGEDPDRPPTAEEILNAYGYNRGFMTQNGQPDNPRSARYILKDFVNGKLLYCVAPPTVEQDKFQTFPPRRRVISVNKHFPLRTIRVNKGSKISAEDVDKIFFQNNVSNVHTKGVIGKMHGLCRSGFSDIGSVAGSTQSLLLEEKPWKKINKHSNKKKREKTRRLYAHLDQH, from the exons ATGGGTAAAAAAGGAAAAGCAGGAAGTGGCAATTTAGGGAAAGCTTTAATTAGAGACCGTTTTGGttcttcaaaaattaaaagatgTGCTGATATGCCTATG ATTCATAGTGTTGAATTAAACGATGGATACGATTGGGGTCGTCTTAATCTTCAATCAGTTACGGAAGAAAGttctttccaagaatttctttcTACCGCAGAGTTAGCAGGAACTGAATTTCAGgctgagaaactgaacattaaaTTTGTTAATCCAAACAGTGGGATAGGATTACTTTCAAGGGATGAAAAACAAAAGGTTTTGGAATCACAAAGAAAGAATAAAGCTCTTCTTAAGATACCAAGAAGGCCAAAGTGGGACAGCTCCACTACAGCTCAAgaattgcaattgaaagaaagagaagaatttTTAGAATGGAGACGTTCTCTCTCTATGCTACAAGAGACAGAAGAATTAATGTTAACTCCTtatgaaaaaaatctagaatttTGGCGGCAACTGTGGAGAGTAGTGGAACGCAGCGATGTTATTGTACAAATTGTCGATGCACGAAATCCTTTACTGTTCCGTTGTGAGGATTTAGAGAAGTATCTTAAAGAAGTAGACCCTAAGAAAATAAGTAtgatattaattaataaagCAGATTTCTTAACAGAAGATCAACGACAAATGTGGACAAAGTATTTTACAGATATTAATGTGAGAGTTGCATTTTTTTCTGCTACATTAGCATCTCAAAAACAAAAGGTTGAAGAGTCAATACAGGAAGAAAATTCCGAGAATGAACAAGAAAGCGAAATAGAAGAAACAGAGGATGAAGAAGATGTTAACAACGAATCTTCATATAATTCAGAATTTGCTTCAGAAAGTAACTATGAAAGTGCAGACAATGGTAGTAATAATACCAATGTAGAGTGCATAAGTAACAATTCTGAAGTAGAAAATGAAGAACATGTAAAACCCAAAGACGGTCAATGTGATTTGCAATTATTGAAAGCTTCGacagaaaaaataaatgaaaaaactaCAAAGGAAGATGATATAAAGGTGGAAAATTCATCCGAGTTATTAAGTAGGGATCAATTAgtatcatttttcaaaataatttacaaggGTGAAACATACACAAAAGGTGTCACAACAATTGGTTTAGTAGGCTACCCAAATGTTGGTAAAAGTTCTACTATTAATGCCTTGTTAATGGACAAAAAAGTGTCAGTGTCTGCAACACCAGGCAAAACAAAACACTTTCAAACACTTTTTTTGGATAAGGATCTACTCCTCTGTGATTGTCCTGGATTAGTAATGCCAAGTTTTATTTGTACAAAAGCAGACATGATTTTAAATGGAATACTACCAATTGATCAAATGCGAGATCATGTCCCACCAATCACATTGTTAGGTACATTAATACCAAGGCATGTTATAGAAGATCTTTATGGTATTATGTTACCTTTACCTCTGGATGGAGAAGACCCTGATCGTCCTCCAactgcagaagaaattttaaatGCTTATGGAT ATAACAGAGGTTTTATGACACAAAATGGACAACCAGATAACCCACGTTCAGCGCGATATATTTTAAAAGATTTTGTAAATGGTAAACTTTTATACTGTGTTGCACCACCAACGGTAGAGCAAGATAAGTTTCAAACATTCCCTCCACGAAGAAGAGTTATTTCTGTAAACAAACATTTCCCACTTAGGACAATACGTGTAAATAAAGGAAGTAAGATCAGTGCAGAAGAtgtagataaaatatttttccaaaataatgTTTCAAATGTACATACAAAAGGAGTAATCGGAAAAATGCACGGTttatgccgttctggttttaG CGATATAGGATCGGTAGCTGGTTCCACACAGAGTTTATTACTCGAGGAGAAACcgtggaaaaaaattaataaacattcaaataaaaagaaacgtgaGAAAACCAGAAGATTGTACGCTCATCTTGATCAACATTAA